The following are encoded in a window of Chiloscyllium plagiosum isolate BGI_BamShark_2017 chromosome 11, ASM401019v2, whole genome shotgun sequence genomic DNA:
- the pars2 gene encoding probable proline--tRNA ligase, mitochondrial: protein MEVAIYSNSRQLFNRLFCNILHLHRSYYHHGRSKRILLSRLFQPMNLREDRTTGVGRSSDITCKSQRLMLQAGLIQPANTGCFHYLPYTVRAMEKLVRVIDKEMQSIGGQKVNMPSLTSASLWKTSERWDLLGKELFRLKDRHDMEYCLSPTHEEAVTELIAMQGNLSYRQLPLMLYQVTRKFRDEPKPRFGLLRGREFYMKDMYTFDVSEGAAMETYNLVSQAYSCIFGQLGLQFVKVRADTGNIGGKMSHEFQLPADIGEDRLLMCSDCHFAANVEAMTDTETNCPQCHGKLKESKGIEVGHTFNLGTKYSYILGASYSNTENKPVVTEMGCFGLGVTRILAAAIEVLSTEDEIRWPSLLAPYQVCIIPPKKGSKEELSLGLSETLYDTLIDAVPQLHGEVLLDDRSHLTIGKRLKDASRLGYPYVVIAGKRVLENPPVFEVSCQNNRKTVFLTQEGVLDLLRNVKIV from the coding sequence ATGGAGGTGGCAATCTATTCAAATTCAAGACAATTGTTCAACAGACTGTTCTGTAACATCTTACATTTACACAGGTCCTATTATCACCATGGTAGGTCCAAGCGTATATTACTGTCTCGTCTCTTCCAGCCAATGAATCTCCGCGAGGATAGAACTACTGGGGTTGGCCGCTCCAGTGACATTACCTGCAAGAGCCAGAGACTGATGCTTCAGGCAGGTCTTATTCAGCCAGCCAATACAGGCTGCTTTCACTATCTGCCGTATACAGTTCGAGCCATGGAGAAACTTGTCCGTGTGATTGATAAAGAAATGCAATCCATTGGGGGTCAGAAGGTGAACATGCCCAGCCTCACCTCAGCAAGTCTGTGGAAGACCAGTGAACGTTGGGACCTTCTGGGGAAGGAACTATTCAGACTGAAGGATAGGCATGACATGGAATACTGTTTAAGTCCAACACACGAGGAGGCAGTGACCGAGCTAATTGCCATGCAGGGTAATCTCTCATATAGACAGCTACCTTTGATGCTTTACCAAGTGACAAGAAAGTTCCGAGATGAGCCAAAGCCACGTTTTGGTTTGCTCCGTGGACGAGAGTTCTACATGAAGGATATGTACACGTTTGATGTCTCGGAAGGAGCTGCCATGGAGACCTATAATCTTGTTTCCCAAGCTTACAGTTGTATCTTTGGCCAGCTGGGATTGCAGTTTGTAAAGGTGCGGGCGGACACCGGCAACATTGGTGGGAAAATGTCTCACGAGTTCCAGCTGCCAGCTGATATTGGGGAGGATCGCCTTTTAATGTGTTCTGACTGCCATTTTGCAGCCAATGTTGAAGCAATGACGGACACTGAAACAAACTGCCCACAGTGTCATGGAAAGCTGAAAGAAAGCAAAGGCATTGAGGTGGGACACACTTTTAACCTTGGGACAAAGTATTCATATATTTTAGGTGCCTCATATTCCAACACTGAGAATAAGCCTGTTGTAACCGAAATGGGTTGTTTTGGCCTTGGAGTCACACGAATACTAGCCGCTGCCATAGAGGTTTTGTCAACGGAAGATGAGATTCGCTGGCCAAGCCTCCTGGCCCCTTACCAAGTGTGCATCATTCCACCTAAGAAAGGCAGTAAAGAAGAACTGAGCCTAGGACTGTCTGAGACGTTGTATGATACTTTAATAGATGCTGTCCCCCAGCTTCATGGAGAGGTGCTCTTGGATGACCGAAGCCACCTGACTATAGGCAAGAGATTGAAAGATGCCAGTCGTCTGGGTTACCCATATGTTGTAATTGCAGGGAAGCGAGTTTTGGAAAATCCACCAGTTTTTGAAGTCAGCTGTCAAAACAATAGAAAGACAGTATTTCTCACACAAGAAGGTGTTTTGGACTTACTGAGAAATGTGAAGATTGTTTAG
- the ttc22 gene encoding tetratricopeptide repeat protein 22 isoform X1 — protein sequence MGEDTERDIEEIIQEMDYIPGHFHLELNLNFEPLQPERLRRRDAKLKRESLQLEAEDGAQRFAVRNLLGVFAFYLEEYPAAEEIFSSVCQEEPGNLNAWANLGYVYDRLQKEGQAAECLERLSQLMAGEEGGEAESLSPLRAARCLAEQAYASAFDVGLQSEEEHATKLSTAIKLYDKALRYGKNMITSEEKRSWYFTMAIMYIRLDGMLMNKDPYASKRLLFLNRSLVLLREVLKSDSAQYKALAWCYLGMMLERMDIFPDTPMAVHDCGFSGADPLDCYGQAIEMAKTDPFILNRLAKVFHFLGKQDMATGICNMALNILPDPGTNWQAYSTRAKINMKIYTQGLERVKMGHSGVPDRQLLTKAKADLDLILSVCPCLKTYLDMGQVCYYMGVDAVQELQLVDENALNNALVFFAKAMELDMGDTLPEIQLLRGKCLQVKGEEHNAVECFKQAIELDDVGSQYSETFRCLIESLLSLFIQEKSSEEMVIREVEIWVEKAEAKYQMERVRQELRLICRNHMPKILKLSRAMIIAGKLRIVKLLLETMNPDHT from the exons ATGGGGGAAGACACAGAACGCGACATCGAGGAGATCATTCAGGAGATGGATTACATCCCCGGGCACTTCCACTTGGAACTGAATTTAAACTTCGAGCCTCTCCAACCCGAGAGGCTGCGGCGGAGAGACGCGAAGCTGAAGCGGGAGAGCTTGCAGCTGGAGGCGGAGGATGGCGCTCAGCGCTTCGCTGTGCGGAACCTGCTGGGGGTCTTCGCCTTCTACCTGGAGGAGTACCCGGCGGCCGAGGAGATCTTTTCTAGCGTCTGCCAGGAGGAGCCGGGCAACCTTAATGCCTGGGCCAACCTGGGCTATGTGTACGACCGGCtgcagaaggaagggcaggcggCCGAGTGCCTGGAGCGGCTCTCCCAGCTGATGGCTGGGGAAGAGGGGGGCGAGGCCGAGTCCCTGAGCCCGCTCCGGGCGGCCAGGTGCCTCGCTGAACAGGCCTATGCCAGCGCCTTCGATGTGGGACTGCAGAGCGAGGAGGAACACGCTACGAAACTGAGCACAGCCATCAAACTCTATGATAAAGCCTTGCGTTATGGCAAGAACATG ATAACATCAGAAGAAAAAAGGAGTTGGTATTTCACAATGGCCATCATGTATATTAG ACTGGATGGAATGTTAATGAACAAGGATCCCTACGCTTCTAAACGACTACTGTTTCTCAATAGGTCATTAGTATTACTACGGGAGGTTCTGAAGTCTGACAGTGCTCAATATAAAG CTCTTGCCTGGTGTTATTTGGGAATGATGCTGGAGCGGATGGACATCTTCCCTGATACTCCAATGGCAGTTCATGACTGTGGATTCTCTGGGGCTGATCCACTCGACTGTTATGGACAG GCGATTGAAATGGCAAAAACTGATCCATTCATTCTGAATCGGCTTGCTAAAGTTTTTCATTTTCTTGGAAAACAAGACATGGCGACTGGTATTTGTAACATGGCCTTGAATATTCTTCCAGACCCGGGAACAAATTGGCAAGCTTACAGCACGAGGGCGAAG attAATATGAAAATATACACTCAGGGTCTTGAGCGGGTCAAGATGGGTCACAGTGGAGTGCCAGACAGGCAGCTACTAACCAAAGCAAAAGCAGATTTGGATTTAATATTGTCTGTGTGCCCCTGTCTAAAGACATACCTGGATATGGGACAG GTTTGTTACTACATGGGTGTTGATGCTGTGCAAGAACTCCAGTTGGTGGATGAGAATGCACTAAACAATGCTTTAGTTTTCTTTGCCAAAGCCATGGAGCTTGACATGGGAGACACGCTGCCCGAGATCCAGTTGCTGAGAGGGAAGTGTTTACAGGTCAAAGGGGAGGAGCACAATGCAGTTGAGTGCTTCAAGCAAGCAATTGAACTTGATGATGTAGGATCCCAGTACTCTGAGACATTCCGCTGCCTCATTGAATCGCTTTTGTCACTGTTCATCCAGGAGAAATCCAGTGAGGAAATGGTCATCCGTGAGGTGGAAATCTGGGTAGAAAAAGCTGAGGCAAAGTATCAAATGGAGAGAGTCCGACAGGAACTGCGCTTAATTTGCCGAAACCATATGCCAAAGATTTTAAAACTCTCCAGAGCTATGATCATAGCTGGGAAGCTGCGAATAGTAAAATTACTTTTGGAAACAATGAATCCTGATCACACCTGA
- the ttc22 gene encoding tetratricopeptide repeat protein 22 isoform X2 produces MGEDTERDIEEIIQEMDYIPGHFHLELNLNFEPLQPERLRRRDAKLKRESLQLEAEDGAQRFAVRNLLGVFAFYLEEYPAAEEIFSSVCQEEPGNLNAWANLGYVYDRLQKEGQAAECLERLSQLMAGEEGGEAESLSPLRAARCLAEQAYASAFDVGLQSEEEHATKLSTAIKLYDKALRYGKNMITSEEKRSWYFTMAIMYIRLDGMLMNKDPYASKRLLFLNRSLVLLREVLKSDSAQYKALAWCYLGMMLERMDIFPDTPMAVHDCGFSGADPLDCYGQAIEMAKTDPFILNRLAKVFHFLGKQDMATGICNMALNILPDPGTNWQAYSTRAKINMKIYTQGLERVKMGHSGVPDRQLLTKAKADLDLILSVCPCLKTYLDMGQDSLTRGKNTTDHNLPY; encoded by the exons ATGGGGGAAGACACAGAACGCGACATCGAGGAGATCATTCAGGAGATGGATTACATCCCCGGGCACTTCCACTTGGAACTGAATTTAAACTTCGAGCCTCTCCAACCCGAGAGGCTGCGGCGGAGAGACGCGAAGCTGAAGCGGGAGAGCTTGCAGCTGGAGGCGGAGGATGGCGCTCAGCGCTTCGCTGTGCGGAACCTGCTGGGGGTCTTCGCCTTCTACCTGGAGGAGTACCCGGCGGCCGAGGAGATCTTTTCTAGCGTCTGCCAGGAGGAGCCGGGCAACCTTAATGCCTGGGCCAACCTGGGCTATGTGTACGACCGGCtgcagaaggaagggcaggcggCCGAGTGCCTGGAGCGGCTCTCCCAGCTGATGGCTGGGGAAGAGGGGGGCGAGGCCGAGTCCCTGAGCCCGCTCCGGGCGGCCAGGTGCCTCGCTGAACAGGCCTATGCCAGCGCCTTCGATGTGGGACTGCAGAGCGAGGAGGAACACGCTACGAAACTGAGCACAGCCATCAAACTCTATGATAAAGCCTTGCGTTATGGCAAGAACATG ATAACATCAGAAGAAAAAAGGAGTTGGTATTTCACAATGGCCATCATGTATATTAG ACTGGATGGAATGTTAATGAACAAGGATCCCTACGCTTCTAAACGACTACTGTTTCTCAATAGGTCATTAGTATTACTACGGGAGGTTCTGAAGTCTGACAGTGCTCAATATAAAG CTCTTGCCTGGTGTTATTTGGGAATGATGCTGGAGCGGATGGACATCTTCCCTGATACTCCAATGGCAGTTCATGACTGTGGATTCTCTGGGGCTGATCCACTCGACTGTTATGGACAG GCGATTGAAATGGCAAAAACTGATCCATTCATTCTGAATCGGCTTGCTAAAGTTTTTCATTTTCTTGGAAAACAAGACATGGCGACTGGTATTTGTAACATGGCCTTGAATATTCTTCCAGACCCGGGAACAAATTGGCAAGCTTACAGCACGAGGGCGAAG attAATATGAAAATATACACTCAGGGTCTTGAGCGGGTCAAGATGGGTCACAGTGGAGTGCCAGACAGGCAGCTACTAACCAAAGCAAAAGCAGATTTGGATTTAATATTGTCTGTGTGCCCCTGTCTAAAGACATACCTGGATATGGGACAG GACAGTCTGACCAGAGGGAAAAACACAACTGACCACAACCTCCCCTACTAA